The sequence below is a genomic window from Mugil cephalus isolate CIBA_MC_2020 chromosome 14, CIBA_Mcephalus_1.1, whole genome shotgun sequence.
AAGTTACACTCATACCAGAGGGGAACTCAGCGCAGGCCTCCAGTGCATATGGCAATCCCTATTTTAGGCAGCTTAATGACTCATGAGCTAAAGAATCCCAAACACATGAACGAAGTCTGATGATTCCCGTTAGCAGGAACTCAGGTCACGCAACTCCTACTTCTCAAAAACACAGTCAGCAAAACACATGTTTAGACAAAGGGGTGTTTTAAAAAGCAACACTGGAAAtaacacccatcagccacaacattaaaaccaccacccAGTGAAGTGTATAAGacttctgggaaacctgggtcctggcatttatgtggactTTAGTTACTTTGACACAAGCTACCACCTGAGCATAGTTACAGACCAAGCGCGCCTCCATGACAACAGCAAGCGTGCACCCTGGTGCCGTTTTCTCGCCAGCCAAGTGACACATACACCCAGTTATgcatatgacacaaaataaaacatcgtTATCAGATCAGTCCAatttcttccattgctccatgGTCCAGTTCTGAAACTCAAATGCCCATTTTAGGAGCTATCGACATCGGACAGAGGTCAGCTCGGGAGCCTTAATTGGTCTGCGGCTACATCGACCCATATGcaacaaactgtgatgcactGTGTGTCCCCACACCTTTCTATCAGAATGAGCATTAACTTTTTTCTGCAATTTAAGCAACAGTAGCCTGTTGGATCGTACAATCCTTTGCTCCCCACTCGCGTCAGTGAGTCGTGTCGTCAGTTCGtttttgatagatactgaccGCCGCAGGCCCGAACCACCTCTGAACAATCAAGGGCCGCAGTTTTGGGGATGTCGGCGGTCTAGCCATAAACCACTGGCCCTTGTTAAAGTCGCTCAACTCCTTCAACTCGCTTTTTGCTGCTTCTAATGTCGACTGTGAGATCAAAATGTTGATTTGCAGCCTAATATACTGACACTGACTGTCAGCTGCCATGATGATGAAATAATCAGTGTTAAACACTTGACCAGTCGAGACGTAATGGTTTATCGGTGTATGGTGACAATTTGGGTGCTACATTTATATGGGTTTTTATAGCCTAATTGATAGTCAGTGAATTCAGGTAGATTAGAACAGCAAATGATAATTACCTTGATTAGAAATAAATCTAAGCTAATGTTTGGTCAATAAAATGCcagacaaattaaatgtgtgcatCACAGTTTCATACGATGCCCAGTTTAGAGggacataaaacagaaaacaaacatgagcgGACTGGAAGATGTTACCTGTAATCATACTATTGGTGGAAAATATTTGATCCAGTTCTACTAATCTATTAAGTACAGTCACGCCATGGCTTCAGGATTTCTGTTACAATGTCctcataataatataataacaaccACAAGAGTGTCTTTGCACTTAACAAAACTTGCTGTGCGCTGTTACACCTCACAGAGAGCAACGTATGGGTCAGGATGGTGCAGCACGACAAAGTCTGGAGctcaaaacacacataaaacttACATGAGTTGAAGGCAGGAGACGCGTACTGACAGAGCTCGGTAGCAACCTGAATTAGCCACAGGCCACCGTATTATGAGCTAAATAACCAGGTCAGacctcatgtgtttgtgtggtcgGTTATATCCCCGAAGTGTGTCAGCATGAAATGGAGCACAAAACAAACCGACTCTTCTGTGCATGTTGTTTCGGTCCATGCGGCCCCTCGGTTAAAGCTCCTTTGTTCAGGAGCCTGTGTGAATTACTAACCCCACTAGGAAGCCGCTGGTATGTGTCGGTAGGTAAAAGGAGAACAGCTTCGTCGGtgagagcgttttttttttttccgggttGTAGCAGTGTGCCGTTGGGAAACCGTTAACAACGTTAACAACAGCCGTTACCAGAGCTAGCCTCTCCTCCGGTTAGCGCGTTAGCTCCAACTACTACCGACAGCGGCAAATCTCCGCCGCTATACTTACACGGTCGTCTCACTTCGTCACTTGTCGTTCACTGGGAAACTTGAGGACATCGAGGGCCATTATCTCGAGACTGTCATTCGCAACCCCGGCTGCCGTTCCGCTGGACCATCCTCTCCCTCTGCCACCGGACGGACCCGGTGGTGATGATAATGATGCTGACACCGGAGGGGcgagactgactgactgactgggctggtgggtgggtgggttttTGCCTccgtgtgttgttgttgctgccaAAGAGGGACGTGCATTGCGCATGCTCCGCAGCATCATCTGTCACACAGAAGGCTCTCACCTGATTGGTCGGCTCCGTCTGTCCCCGCTGATTGGTCGGTTGCGTGTGTCCCCGCTGATTGGCTCAACACGTCTGCGGCTCAACGACAAATAAACtatctttaaattaaatttaattcaattaaaattaaacacttGGTACTCTTGGTAAATTTCATACCCTCAACCTTAATATTCTCTGGATCTTTTTCAAacttaacatgtttttatgtacGTAGAAGCTCGTTaaccaaaacattaggtacacttgtgaGAGCAAATACGTTATAATAATTATTCTggctgcatgttttttgttgtcgtcTCATGCTGTGAGTATTTGGGAGCCCCCAGATGCCTCAACATCATCACCAGGaggtttctgtttattatccttgggataaataaagtatcagtctaatctaatctaatctaatctaatctaatctaatctaaatctTTGATATCTATTATTCTGAAGTTGTTCTTTTTCTAGTAAcccatccatgcatccatccatccaaacaGACTTTTGGTCAGACTttttattaaaactttattattgGGCATAGAATGTTAAAGAAAGGATACAAAACCTTTATTATTGGTCCTGTATTAAACTGATTATATCCCGTTAACATAGTTGACGGGGTCCCTAACTTTAAATTATAATGTAAACAAGAAAAGGAACATCCCTGAACATCTCAGAAGTACAGAAGCAGTGAAGCACACGCCcacccacatgcacacacacacaaacacgcacgcatgcacgcacgcacgcacgcatgcacacacacacacacacacacacatacacacacacacacacacacacatttctagtCCTCATCCTGACAACAAATGCCCATCCGGCAGGCCTCACACAGGCTCTTCTCATGGGGTTTGGTAAACACTTTAGTAGAGCATGCTGACGAGCCGTCCtcattgtcctcctcctccccgtagCAGTTTTTGCCAATCTTGGCAATCAGCCTGAGCAAAGCGTGTTCCACCTCCTTCTTGGCAAAACCAGGGAGGTAAAACACATCGTCCTGGCAGCGTTTGCAGGCTTGACCGAAGGGCCGCATGATCACGGTCCCCTGGCCGTTGTACAGCCGGTAACGGAACAACACCACCACCCGTGCAGAAGGCCAGGTCTTGTGGCAGGATGCACACCTGAACCTGTGGGTAAATGAAAAGATGGATAGTGTGAGTCAAAGGCTCATACTGCAGGTCAGCTTTGCGAACTATGAATATTTTGGAATGATATTGATGGATACATCTGTGGAGATTTTCAAACATCCTAGTTATGGTTTATCTAAAACTAAGCTAAAGCAAATACAACTGAACTTGACGAATTTCACCACTTCATCAAGACGCTTCTTCATGTCTAAGTGACCGGTGGGGAGTTGAGGTTCTTACTGGGAACATTGGGCCTAGGGCTTTGGAACAACCACATAGggattctgttttatttccccaCAATTAGTGTCTCTCTAACACTTCATAAACTCAACTGGGTGTGAATGGTTAGTTACAAGTTAACAGTAATATTCATTTTTCACACAATGACACTGTTGTTCCCTATCACACTTTCATTTCATGATCACGTGAGCAGAATGGAGGTGGAGTCTGAGAAAGCATAACAAGACATATCTCTGGATCGAATCActtcttgaaaatgtttttacccctttaaaaaaaatcttcttatCGTTTACAAAGTTGTTAATACTGGATATTTTTTCAGAACACACACGGATACATACTTTCCATAGGCGCAGTGGCTGTAGATCTTCCAggctctcttcctctccttatgcgtcagtgtgtctgtttggcTGTAGCTGAAGTTGAGAGACCATGGGTCTCCATAGTCCAGCTCATTGTCTTCATACAGCAGCTCTTCGAAGGTGTCCAACCACAAGGAAGGAATCCACTCTGTATCAATGGAATAAAATCGAAAATATAATTGAAAATAGTGAATGGGAATGGTGAAATAAGtgtacagaggaaaaaaatagaagaaggaaGAAATTCGGTTTATTTTCTATAAAACGAAATCCTTCTATCTTATTTGAATACAGAAtaaggaaaaaatgaaacatgacaaaatcTGAGCAATGCTGCAAGTGCAACTTAACTACGCATGTATGTTTGTTTAGCTTGACGCTGCAGTAGCTAATGGCGTCAACCTGATCAAAAAGAAATACCGACAAAATGAtacaagcaaaaataaattttaaaaaaaaaatgcatatatcCAACGTAAAGGTGTTAGTTACCTGTAGTAGTTCTGCTCATGTTGGTCCGTGGTCTGGTATGTGAAGAGTTTCTGGTTCTCAGGGTGAAAGCTCAAAGTCTGAATGTGGCTCCAGAAGCAGgtcctctgtttttatttggcgTTGTCAGCTGGTAGTCTGGAAAACGAAACTTAgcattggtttcattttttcatcGACTTACGCAACATATGTCACCAAAACAAACTATCTTCAGTTGCGTTTTATCCGACCGAAGACACACAATTATCGCGGTAATTAATTAATTGGAATAATAACTGCttataataaactaaaaacagaTATTGGCTCATGTGTTGAGCCCCTAAAATTGATAAAATGTGGTAAAATAATGTCACACAAGTCAAACATTTAACTGGAATACATGACTAAAATATCAGTTTAagagtgaaaaatgaatgtgctTTAAAGGAGCTTTATTACATCTGCCTGTAAAGTCTAGTCGCTTTCTTTCCTGTTTCCACATTAGTAGCAACACTGAAGCATTTATCACTTTAACATTTTCCtcaaataactttttattttttttctttctttcttttttttgtttgtttttttgtttgtttttgcattttcgcTTTCCCTTCATATAACAACAATGTGGGTTAAGTCGCTtagttttatgtttcatttcatcCAAAATGATGACAGCAGATATCCGGTGGATTCCAGGTTTCAGCCCCGAACACATTCATGGTCTGtacagcagagggcagcaaaACACAGCGGGTGTGAGAAACGAGCGTTATGGCAGAATATTAAAATTTCCCCTTAGTAAGATGTTTCATCATAAAGTGCGATCGGCTATGAATAACAATAAGCAAATAAATAGGTATAATGAGTACGAAATTCAGCAACTTTGTTTTACAGGAGTTTATaacaaattcaaatgttttaatttctccttGGATAGCTGAAGTAAGGCCAGAGCTCAACTGAACACAACTAAAAATGTGATCTTTCTCCTTATAGACTTTGTGACCCAGATAGAAACAATGAAGTTGTCCATGACACATCAATAACCTGCTAGTTCATTACTGGAACCGGTGCTGTTATTAGTTTCACAGTAAATGTTTAGTCAGTCTATTCTTTCTATTGACATGTATCTGTCTCTGCTAAATGTTTACACCTTCATGAGTCCTGTCCACCTGTTGGTCTAGTTTTTTCTTATTGCACACACGTGACGCTCTCGGAAATTTTAAACCCCAAGAGTTATTTGTGTAACCACTGTAATCTGCCTCAGCCGTCAGCTTGAAACTGTAGAATAACaccatgttttgtcttttgaggTCAAATCTGAACTGCTCATCACACCTAAACCTGTTTTAGGACTTTGGCGACATAAAACTTCCAGCCTCAAACACGTTATTGACATTTTAACTTAAGGCAGGAGTGGGAGAGTGAGCTCCACCTCAAGCTCAACCATCACATTTGCTGAAGTCCAAAGGTAAAGACCAAGCCTTCTCTAGGGCCTCTGTAAAGTCTGGCACGTCGTCCgacttaaaacaataaaaacatattattaCCAAAGAAACTCTGCCAGTCTGTAAATTAGGTTTATTTTCTGGTTCAAATGTCACCATGAAAAGCGAACCGGAAACATCAAAGAAATACCCAATGCTGGTCTGTGATGTCAAGTTTTGATAAATCATACTTGTGTTCATGCATACTCGGCTTCCCGTCTGTAGAACTATGCGTGGTG
It includes:
- the si:ch211-276k2.1 gene encoding receptor-transporting protein 4; amino-acid sequence: MSRTTTEWIPSLWLDTFEELLYEDNELDYGDPWSLNFSYSQTDTLTHKERKRAWKIYSHCAYGKFRCASCHKTWPSARVVVLFRYRLYNGQGTVIMRPFGQACKRCQDDVFYLPGFAKKEVEHALLRLIAKIGKNCYGEEEDNEDGSSACSTKVFTKPHEKSLCEACRMGICCQDED